The DNA window ACGACACCGAGCCGGAGCACGCGTACGTCGGTCACCTCGATCACCGCGACCGGGCGGTCGGCGGAGTCGACCACCACCGAGCGGTCGCCGACCGCCGGCAGCGGCTCGCCGTCCCGCGCATAGTCGTCGAGCAGGCCGGTGGTGGACGTCTTGTCCCCGGAGAGCACGGCCGCGACCAACTGGTCGCGCAGCGGCCCCGGGAAGGCGAAATAGCACGTCGGCAGGTCGGGGGTGGCCGGCGTCGTCACGAGCGCACCCCAGTCCGCGTCCACCCGCTCGCACACCCGATATTCGTCACCTCGCACGGGTAGGGAGGCGCGATGGTGACCCGCGCCTCCCTGGACCCCTCGTTGCCGTGCCGCCGCCCGTCAGGCCCGCGAAAACATCTGGCCGATGCGGATCTTGTTGCCGAACGGGTCCCGGATGCCGAAGTCGATGCCGTACGGCCGCTCGGTCGGCTCGTCGTAGACGTCGACGCCCTTCGCCACCAGTTCCTCGTACGTCTTCTGGGCGTCGTCGGTGGTCATGAAGAGGTGGCCGCCCAGCGCGCCCTTCGTGAGCAGCTCGCGGACCTGCTCCGCGGTGGCCGGGTCGAGGGCCGGCGGGCCCGGCTTCTCCAGCAGGATCTCGCGCTCCGGGTCGCCGGGCAGGTTCACCGTGAGCCAGCGCATGAAGCCGAGGTCCGCGTCGGTGTTGACTTCCATGCCGAGCTTGCCGACGTAGAAGTCGAGGGCCTCGTCCTGGTCGAGCACGTAGATCTGGGAGCGGGAGATCGCGTTCATCGTCATGCCCTAAACGCTAGGACACCGCCCTGACCTGCCGCTTATCCAAAACTGCTCGGTCGCATCCACGCCTTCACGAAGCACGACGGCACGTTCGCCGGGACCTTGCGCCGGCGGTACTCCGTCGGGGACTCCCCGACGATCTGGCGGAACGTCCGGCTGAAGGTGCCGAGGCTGCTGAAGCCCACCGCGAAGCAGATGTCGGTGATGTCCCGGTCGGTCTGCGTCAGCAGGTACATGGCCCGCTCGACCCGGCGCCGCTGGAGGTAGCGGTGCGGGGTCTCGCCGAAGGTGGCGCGGAAGGTGCGGATGAAGTGCGCCTCGGAGACATGCGCGATCCGGGCCAGCGCGGGGATGTCCAGGGGTTCGGCGTACGCCCGGTCCATGGCGTCCCGGGCGCGCAGCATCGCGCGGTTGGACTCCTCGACCGCCCGGCTCATCCCGCTCCCGTCCGCCCCGCTTCTGCCCACACCACGCTACCGCCCGGCTCTCCGGCCACGGCGGCGCCTCACGATCACCTACCATGTGGCCCCATGCGCCCGCCATGGAGCAGCGGCTGCGGTCGATGCCGAGCGTCAAGGGGGTGACCCTCGAAGGCCGCGGCCGGCGCGGCGGGCGACCGCCCCGAGCCCGGCTCCTGTCGGCGTCGCCGTCACCCCGTCGGCTCGCGGCGTCGCCCGTCGCGGGCCGCCTGATGGAGTTGGAGCCCCCGGCCGGGATCGAACCGGCGACATCTCGCTTACAAGGCGAGTGCTCTGGCCAGCTGAGCTACAGGGGCGCGTCGTTCGTGGCCAGCATAAGCGACGCAGGCCGGAAGATCCGCCTCGGCAGGCCCTCCGAGCACGGAAAACGCCGTTTTGCCTACCCCTTGCCGGCCATTCGTCGCCCGTCCGGCCGATCGGCGCGGAGATTGATGCCCGGCTGTGCCTGACTGACCGGAATGCCCATGCCGTCCGTCCCACCCCATGCTCCCCGTCTTGGCAGGTCACGAAAAGCCGTTTACCGTGCAGTGACACGGACGACATCCGGCTGCCGTGAAGCTGCCCGGGCTGCCGTCCGATGACCGGCGTCACACGGCGCCGGTCGCTCCTTCACTCGGATCGTCCGGCACGTTCCTGCCGGTGAAAGGAAGCGCTCCAGCATGGCCACGGTCACCTACGCGAAGGCGTCCCGGATCTACGCGGGCACCGAGCGTCCCGCAGTCAACCAGCTCGACCTCCAGATCGGCGACGGGGAGTTCCTCGTCCTGGTCGGCCCCTCCGGTTGCGGCAAGTCCACCAGCCTGCGCATGCTCGCCGGTCTGGAGGACGTCGACGACGGCGCGATCTACATCGACGACCGGGACGTCACCCACCTGCCGCCGAAGGCCCGCGACATCGCGATGGTCTTCCAGAACTACGCCCTCTACCCGCACATGTCGGTGTACGAGAACATGGCGTTCGCCCTGAAGCTGCGCAAGACCCCCAAGGACGAGATCGACCGGCGGGTCAAGGAGGCGGCCGGCCTGCTCCAGCTCGAGGAGTTCCTCAACCGCAAGCCGAAGGCCCTCTCGGGCGGTCAGCGCCAGCGGGTCGCGATGGGCCGGGCGATCGTCCGCGAGCCGCAGGTCTTCCTCATGGACGAGCCGCTGTCGAACCTCGACGCCAAGCTC is part of the Micromonospora olivasterospora genome and encodes:
- a CDS encoding ASCH domain-containing protein, whose amino-acid sequence is MTTPATPDLPTCYFAFPGPLRDQLVAAVLSGDKTSTTGLLDDYARDGEPLPAVGDRSVVVDSADRPVAVIEVTDVRVLRLGVVDLDHARDEGEGCDSVAAWRAGHEEYWHGPDYRGYVGDPEFTVDDDTLAVAERFRLVRRL
- a CDS encoding VOC family protein, translated to MTMNAISRSQIYVLDQDEALDFYVGKLGMEVNTDADLGFMRWLTVNLPGDPEREILLEKPGPPALDPATAEQVRELLTKGALGGHLFMTTDDAQKTYEELVAKGVDVYDEPTERPYGIDFGIRDPFGNKIRIGQMFSRA
- a CDS encoding helix-turn-helix domain-containing protein, which codes for MSRAVEESNRAMLRARDAMDRAYAEPLDIPALARIAHVSEAHFIRTFRATFGETPHRYLQRRRVERAMYLLTQTDRDITDICFAVGFSSLGTFSRTFRQIVGESPTEYRRRKVPANVPSCFVKAWMRPSSFG